One stretch of Xiphophorus maculatus strain JP 163 A chromosome 19, X_maculatus-5.0-male, whole genome shotgun sequence DNA includes these proteins:
- the brms1l gene encoding breast cancer metastasis-suppressor 1-like protein, which produces MPVHRDREKKESVAEEMEVEEQEHEASSSDEEESDTSSVSEDGDTSEMDEEDCERRRTECLDEMSNLEKHFNNLKHQLYRERLSQVNCKLAEVEVGRAAEYLDPLAVLLENMQVRTKVAGIYRELCLDSVRNKYDCEIQAACQHWESEKLLLFDTVQSELEEKIRRLEEDRHSIDITSELWNDELSGRKKRQDALSPDKKRRRPSVVSGPYIVYMLPDLDILEDWTAIRKSVATLGPHRVKVDTDSCLFPFRSDKNRPILNC; this is translated from the exons ATGCCGGTGCACCGCGACCGAGAGAAGAAGGAGAGTGTAGCAGAGGAGATGGAGGTAGAAGAACAGGAGCATGAAGCTTCCAGCTCAGACGAGGAGGAATCTGACACTTCTTCTGTCTCTGAGGATGGAGACACTTCTG AAATGGATGAGGAAGATTGTGAACGGAGGAGAACGGAGTGCCTGGATGAAATGTCCAACCTGGAGAAACACTTCAACAATCTGAAGCACCA GTTGTATCGAGAGCGACTCAGCCAGGTGAACTGCAAGCTGGCGGAGGTCGAGGTCGGACGGGCAGCAGAATACCTCGATCCTCTGGCGGTACTGCTGGAGAACATGCAGGTCCGCACTAAAGTGGCAG GTATTTACCGGGAGCTGTGTCTGGATTCTGTGAGGAATAAGTACGACTGTGAAATCCAGGCTGCGTGCCAACACTGGGAG AGtgagaaactgctgctgtttgatACAGTGCAGAGCGAGCTGGAGGAGAAAATCAGGAGACTGGAGGAGGACAGACACAGCATCGACATCACATCAG AGCTGTGGAATGATGAGCTGTCTGGGAGGAAGAAAAGGCAAGATGCTTTAAGTCCAGATAAGAAGAGGAGGCGACCTTCTGTGGTTTCTG GTCCATATATTGTCTATATGCTGCCAGATTTGGACATCCTAGAGGACTGGACAGCTATCAGAAAG TCTGTTGCTACGTTGGGCCCTCACAGGGTGAAGGTTGACACGGACAGCTGCTTGTTCCCCTTCCGATCTGACAAAAATAGGCCGATTCTCAACTGCTGA